From a region of the Xanthomonas rydalmerensis genome:
- a CDS encoding MEKHLA domain-containing protein, with protein MPPSDRQLILLARIDDCYRALSGHRLYCPDTIADRYRWLHTHAPYAILAHDAGTDPVFFYANRCALNCFKYSEREMLSLPSRLSAGPSDRTERQRLLETVTRNGLTGGYSGPRVDKLGNSFLIHDGEIWQLGFGSAAGWGQAALFWPSPRQTVALD; from the coding sequence ATGCCGCCTTCCGATCGCCAACTGATCTTGCTCGCGCGCATCGACGACTGCTATCGCGCGCTCAGCGGTCACCGGCTGTATTGCCCCGACACCATCGCAGATCGCTATCGTTGGCTGCACACGCATGCGCCGTACGCCATCCTCGCGCATGACGCCGGCACCGATCCCGTGTTCTTCTACGCCAATCGCTGCGCCTTGAACTGCTTCAAGTACAGCGAGCGCGAGATGCTCTCACTGCCGTCCCGCCTGAGCGCCGGCCCATCCGATCGCACCGAACGGCAACGATTGCTCGAGACCGTCACGCGCAACGGCTTGACCGGCGGCTACAGCGGGCCACGGGTCGACAAGCTGGGCAACAGCTTCCTCATCCATGATGGCGAAATCTGGCAGTTGGGCTTCGGCAGCGCCGCGGGGTGGGGCCAGGCCGCCCTGTTCTGGCCAAGCCCTCGCCAGACCGTGGCGCTGGACTAG